The sequence below is a genomic window from Bremerella alba.
CGTCGGGTTTTGAATATCGTTTTATTCTTATTGATCGGGCTGATCGTTTTGGCCTTTGCTTTGGCAATTGCCGTGTCCCTGCAGCCAAATGAATTTCAGGTTACCCGATCCATGAAAATGGATGCTCCGCCTGAGGTAGTCTTTCCGCATGTAAATCAGTTCGCTGCCTGGAAGGCCTGGTCTCCCTACGAAAAGCTCGACCCTAATATGACGACAACTTTAGAAGGGCCCACGGCAGGGCAGGGGGCCGTCATGCGATGGGCGGGAAATGGTAACGCAGGTGCTGGAAGCACGACCATCGTCCAAAGTGAACCCAACGAGTCGATTCAGATTGATCTTCAAATGACCGCTCCGATGGACTGTCACAATGATGTCGTTTTCACATTCCGGCCTGAGGGCAAGAGCACGGTGGTGACGTGGAGCATGAGTGGTAAGGTAGACCTGATGGCGAAGTTCTTTCATCTCATAATCGACATCGACAAGATGTGCGGCGACCAGTTCACCGAGGGGCTCGCCAGTTTGAAAGAGATAAGCGAGAAACAAGCATCGGCGACAACCTCGTAGCCGCACAGCCACTTTTTCATTTTTCTAAGAGAGAACACGATGATTCAACAGCTATTCGTCAATCTGCCGGTAAAAGATCTGGCGAAATCGGTCGAGTTCTTCACGG
It includes:
- a CDS encoding SRPBCC family protein is translated as MALSPVKRRVLNIVLFLLIGLIVLAFALAIAVSLQPNEFQVTRSMKMDAPPEVVFPHVNQFAAWKAWSPYEKLDPNMTTTLEGPTAGQGAVMRWAGNGNAGAGSTTIVQSEPNESIQIDLQMTAPMDCHNDVVFTFRPEGKSTVVTWSMSGKVDLMAKFFHLIIDIDKMCGDQFTEGLASLKEISEKQASATTS